In one Nitrososphaera viennensis EN76 genomic region, the following are encoded:
- a CDS encoding aspartate aminotransferase family protein, giving the protein MNGEDNYLGTLYQRFPVNVARGKGARIWDVNGKEYVDCMGGYGVALVGHCNDRVVEAIKKQADTLITAHMSVYNETRLGFMKKIAQIAPPGLTKMFFTNSGAESVEAALKFARKFTGKHGVIAMNGAYHGKTFGALSVTYNEKYRKAFMPLLDGVKFIPYGEPAKLEEAIDDTTGAVILEPIQGETGIIVPPDDLIPRIREICNRKNLVLIFDEIQAGLGRTGKMWAGQNWNTTPDIMCLAKGIAGGVPMGLVLTKPEIMDAIKLGEHSSTFGASPIACAAASATLEALTTDGLVDNAAKTGKMFKEKLMALKERHKIIREVRGLGMMLGVELRFEVKDVLLDGISNGLLMLYSGRNIIRLLPPLVMDEATVSRAVEIMDAVLTREEQRRNVN; this is encoded by the coding sequence ATGAATGGCGAGGACAACTACCTAGGAACGCTGTACCAGAGGTTCCCGGTAAACGTCGCAAGGGGCAAGGGAGCCAGGATCTGGGACGTAAACGGCAAAGAGTACGTCGACTGCATGGGAGGCTATGGAGTCGCGCTCGTGGGCCACTGCAATGACCGCGTCGTTGAAGCCATCAAAAAGCAGGCAGATACCCTGATAACCGCGCACATGTCAGTCTACAACGAGACGCGCCTTGGATTCATGAAGAAAATAGCGCAGATAGCGCCGCCAGGCCTAACAAAAATGTTCTTTACCAACTCGGGTGCCGAGTCCGTAGAGGCGGCGCTAAAGTTTGCAAGGAAATTCACCGGCAAGCACGGCGTGATTGCCATGAACGGCGCCTACCACGGCAAGACGTTTGGCGCGCTTTCTGTGACTTACAACGAAAAGTACCGCAAGGCGTTCATGCCTCTCCTTGACGGGGTAAAGTTCATCCCGTACGGTGAGCCGGCAAAACTGGAAGAGGCAATAGACGACACCACCGGCGCCGTGATACTGGAGCCTATACAGGGCGAGACCGGCATCATCGTCCCGCCTGACGACCTGATCCCCCGGATCCGCGAGATATGCAACCGCAAGAACCTCGTGCTGATATTTGACGAAATACAGGCGGGCTTGGGCAGGACCGGCAAGATGTGGGCAGGGCAGAACTGGAACACGACTCCTGACATCATGTGCCTTGCAAAGGGCATCGCCGGCGGAGTGCCTATGGGGCTGGTATTGACAAAGCCGGAGATAATGGACGCAATAAAGCTGGGTGAGCACTCGTCAACGTTTGGCGCAAGCCCCATAGCGTGCGCGGCGGCCTCTGCGACGCTTGAGGCGCTGACGACCGACGGCCTAGTGGACAACGCGGCCAAGACTGGCAAGATGTTTAAAGAAAAGCTGATGGCTCTCAAGGAGCGCCACAAGATAATCCGGGAGGTGCGCGGCCTTGGAATGATGCTTGGGGTCGAGCTCCGCTTTGAGGTAAAAGACGTGCTCCTTGACGGAATCAGCAACGGACTGCTCATGCTGTACTCGGGAAGGAACATCATACGCCTGCTTCCGCCACTTGTAATGGATGAAGCGACGGTTTCCCGCGCAGTTGAAATAATGGATGCGGTACTTACAAGGGAGGAACAGAGAAGAAATGTCAATTAG
- a CDS encoding [LysW]-aminoadipate/[LysW]-glutamate kinase, with protein MIVIKIGGSVVDGLHPSTLADIKAIAEKEKLVFVHGGGKEVTATATKLGKEQKFIVSPGGVRSRYTDKETADIYTMVMSGKINKAIVGMLLRQGIKAVGVAGVDGGILKAERKKKLMVINEKGRKMVIDGGYTGKINDVDPSLVNTLVNSGYVPVVSPIALSEEFDFLNVDGDRAAAYVAGGVKADKVIFITNVNGLMLNEKLVTGMNLEQAKATLPKIGFGMEKKVLACTEALEMGVREAIIASGQVENPISSAIAHNNCTVITPK; from the coding sequence ATGATAGTCATAAAGATAGGGGGAAGCGTGGTCGACGGGCTGCACCCGTCAACGCTTGCCGACATCAAGGCAATAGCAGAGAAAGAGAAACTGGTGTTCGTGCACGGCGGCGGCAAGGAGGTGACGGCGACAGCGACCAAGCTTGGCAAAGAACAGAAATTCATCGTGTCGCCAGGCGGCGTGCGCAGCAGGTACACCGACAAAGAGACCGCTGACATTTACACGATGGTCATGTCGGGCAAGATAAACAAGGCCATTGTGGGCATGCTGTTGCGCCAGGGCATCAAGGCAGTAGGCGTAGCCGGCGTCGACGGCGGCATATTAAAGGCCGAGCGCAAGAAAAAACTGATGGTGATAAATGAGAAGGGGAGGAAGATGGTAATTGACGGCGGGTACACGGGCAAGATAAACGACGTCGACCCGTCGCTTGTAAACACGCTGGTAAACAGTGGCTATGTGCCGGTGGTGTCCCCGATCGCGCTTTCTGAAGAATTCGACTTCCTTAACGTGGACGGCGACAGGGCGGCCGCGTACGTCGCCGGCGGGGTGAAAGCCGACAAGGTGATATTCATCACCAACGTCAACGGCCTGATGCTCAACGAAAAGCTCGTCACGGGCATGAACCTCGAGCAGGCAAAAGCAACGCTGCCAAAGATAGGCTTTGGCATGGAAAAGAAGGTGCTTGCCTGCACGGAGGCGCTAGAGATGGGCGTCAGGGAGGCCATAATCGCGTCCGGCCAGGTCGAAAACCCGATATCGTCAGCCATTGCGCACAACAACTGCACGGTGATAACCCCGAAATGA
- the argC gene encoding N-acetyl-gamma-glutamyl-phosphate reductase, with amino-acid sequence MKVGVVGASGYVGGELLRLLVTHPKVEVSMVTSRQKAGEYVQRVHPSLKGFIDLTFSPMDMEKLANNCDMVFTSVPHGKANKIVKDLYDRGVKIIDLSADFRLKNPKDYIKWYGWEHPFPDMLSKSVYGVPELHREEIKKAQLVSCPGCMAVTSLLALKPLIENNLIDTEHVVVDSKIGSSGAGQKANAGTHHAMRYGVVRPYKPAKHRHTGEIEQELSMIAKKQIKVSMSPHAVNIVRGILTTNHTFLKRKVEELELWKMYRNSYKGEPFVRLIRDKKGLYKFPDPKFVVGSNFCDVGFDIDEDNQRIVALSASDNLMKGAAGSAVQVMNVMFGYEETEGLKYTPLTPV; translated from the coding sequence ATGAAGGTTGGAGTTGTAGGCGCGTCCGGCTACGTCGGAGGCGAGCTTCTCAGGCTGCTTGTTACGCACCCAAAGGTCGAAGTCAGCATGGTTACTTCGCGCCAGAAGGCAGGCGAGTACGTGCAGAGGGTGCACCCCAGCCTAAAGGGTTTCATCGACCTCACATTCTCGCCAATGGACATGGAAAAGCTGGCCAACAACTGCGACATGGTGTTCACGTCGGTGCCGCACGGCAAGGCCAACAAGATAGTCAAGGACCTGTACGACAGGGGAGTCAAGATAATCGACCTTTCCGCAGACTTTCGCTTAAAGAACCCAAAAGACTACATAAAGTGGTACGGCTGGGAGCACCCCTTCCCAGACATGCTGTCCAAGTCGGTCTATGGCGTTCCAGAACTGCACCGCGAAGAGATAAAGAAGGCGCAGCTGGTGTCGTGCCCGGGATGCATGGCAGTGACATCGCTCTTGGCATTAAAGCCGCTCATCGAGAACAACCTCATCGACACCGAGCACGTGGTAGTCGACAGCAAGATAGGCTCGTCGGGCGCCGGACAAAAAGCAAACGCAGGCACGCACCACGCGATGCGCTACGGAGTAGTCAGGCCATACAAGCCCGCCAAGCACCGCCACACCGGCGAGATAGAGCAAGAGCTGTCAATGATAGCCAAAAAGCAGATCAAGGTCAGCATGAGCCCGCACGCGGTCAACATCGTCCGCGGCATCCTGACTACGAACCATACGTTCCTCAAGCGCAAGGTGGAAGAGCTGGAGCTGTGGAAGATGTACCGCAACTCGTACAAGGGCGAGCCGTTTGTCCGGCTCATCCGCGACAAGAAGGGCCTGTACAAGTTCCCAGACCCCAAGTTCGTTGTCGGATCAAACTTTTGCGACGTCGGCTTTGACATAGACGAGGACAACCAGAGGATAGTGGCGCTCTCGGCGTCTGACAACCTCATGAAGGGCGCGGCCGGCTCTGCGGTGCAGGTCATGAACGTGATGTTCGGCTACGAGGAGACTGAGGGCTTGAAGTACACCCCTCTGACCCCGGTATGA
- the lysX gene encoding lysine biosynthesis protein LysX translates to MAVEICIIYDKVRFEEKALYDKALEKGLKAQIVDGKNVTVGTESKKSDLALGDVILQRSVSHYRGLYLTACLEFLDYPVINKFQTAETCGNKLVTSLVLAKNNIPTPKTQMAFSAESAIEVIRKTGLPLVLKPIVGSWGRGVFPLRDDETASMIVEMREENDSPLARIYYVQEMIDRPPRDIRCIVVGDRVVTAIYRYSAENEWRTNVARGGKAELAPITKELEDLALRAAKAVGGGIVGVDLMEDKNRGLVVHEVNNTVEFRGAASVSANDIPGAMIDYAVSLVRK, encoded by the coding sequence ATGGCAGTCGAGATCTGCATAATCTACGACAAGGTGCGCTTTGAGGAAAAGGCACTCTACGACAAGGCCCTCGAGAAGGGGCTAAAGGCGCAGATCGTGGATGGGAAAAACGTCACCGTGGGCACCGAAAGCAAAAAGAGCGATCTTGCGCTCGGAGACGTGATACTGCAGAGGAGCGTGAGCCATTACCGGGGCCTGTACCTCACCGCGTGCCTGGAATTTCTCGATTATCCTGTCATCAACAAGTTCCAGACTGCAGAGACGTGCGGGAACAAGCTTGTCACGTCGCTCGTGCTGGCAAAGAACAACATCCCTACCCCAAAGACGCAGATGGCGTTTTCAGCCGAGTCTGCAATCGAGGTCATACGCAAGACCGGCCTGCCGCTTGTCCTAAAACCGATAGTCGGCTCGTGGGGCAGGGGCGTTTTCCCGCTGCGCGACGACGAGACCGCAAGCATGATAGTCGAGATGAGGGAGGAAAACGACAGCCCACTTGCAAGGATCTATTACGTGCAGGAAATGATAGACAGGCCACCGCGTGACATCCGCTGCATAGTGGTGGGCGACAGGGTAGTGACTGCGATATACCGCTATTCTGCCGAAAACGAGTGGCGCACAAACGTCGCACGCGGGGGCAAGGCCGAGCTTGCGCCAATAACAAAAGAGCTTGAAGATCTGGCGCTGCGGGCGGCAAAGGCGGTGGGCGGCGGAATAGTGGGCGTCGACCTGATGGAGGACAAGAACCGCGGCCTGGTGGTACACGAAGTGAACAACACAGTGGAATTCCGCGGCGCGGCAAGCGTTTCTGCAAACGACATCCCCGGCGCCATGATCGACTACGCCGTGAGCCTGGTAAGGAAGTAA
- the lysW/argW gene encoding alpha-aminoadipate/glutamate carrier protein LysW → MKKECQECGADINIPEDAVVGEIVTCPDCGGDFEIASKAADKVELKPAETVGEDWGQ, encoded by the coding sequence ATGAAAAAAGAATGCCAAGAATGTGGAGCCGACATCAACATCCCGGAAGACGCAGTGGTGGGAGAGATCGTGACCTGCCCTGACTGCGGCGGCGACTTTGAAATCGCTTCCAAGGCAGCAGACAAGGTAGAGTTAAAGCCGGCAGAAACAGTGGGCGAAGACTGGGGACAGTAA
- a CDS encoding argininosuccinate synthase: MANKVVLAYSGGLDTSVCIRYLQTLHKMDVITVTVDCGQDDDFAGIERRAKAIGAIKHVYVDAKDEFAKDYVIPSIKANGLYQGKYPLATALARPLIAAKTVEVATKENAVAIAHGCTGKGNDQIRFDVTMRALRPDLKIIAPIRDMNLTRDVEIKYAKEQNIPISTEAKKYSIDLNLWGRAVEGGSIEDADFEPPEEAFQFINFKNDKAGYIDLEFDQGVPVAADGKRMSLTDLIQYVNDKAGAHGVGIVDHIEDRVVGIKSREVYEAPAALTIIEAHRDLEKMVLTKHELAFKRTVDDQWSWLAYAGLWQDPLRADLDRFIDATQTRVSGKVRVKLQRGSIRVVGRQSRYSLYKNDLATYAAGSTFDQSLAKGFVELWGLQSIIANSVADTAGKKQQQQK, from the coding sequence ATGGCAAACAAAGTGGTCCTGGCCTACTCTGGCGGCCTCGACACGTCCGTCTGCATCAGGTATTTGCAGACCTTGCACAAGATGGACGTCATCACCGTCACGGTAGACTGCGGCCAGGACGACGATTTTGCAGGGATTGAACGGCGCGCAAAAGCGATAGGCGCGATAAAGCACGTCTACGTCGACGCCAAGGACGAGTTTGCCAAGGACTATGTCATCCCAAGCATCAAGGCAAACGGCCTGTACCAGGGCAAATACCCGCTGGCAACGGCGCTTGCACGCCCGCTCATTGCGGCCAAGACAGTAGAGGTCGCCACAAAAGAAAACGCAGTCGCAATAGCGCACGGCTGCACCGGCAAAGGAAACGACCAGATCCGCTTTGACGTCACCATGCGAGCGCTCCGGCCCGACCTGAAGATAATCGCTCCAATCCGCGACATGAACCTCACTAGGGACGTCGAGATAAAATACGCCAAGGAGCAGAACATCCCGATAAGCACCGAGGCCAAGAAATACAGCATCGACCTCAACCTCTGGGGCCGCGCGGTGGAAGGAGGCAGCATTGAAGATGCTGATTTCGAGCCTCCAGAAGAGGCGTTCCAGTTCATCAATTTCAAGAACGACAAGGCCGGCTACATTGACCTTGAATTTGACCAGGGCGTGCCGGTCGCAGCAGACGGCAAGCGCATGTCGCTCACCGACTTGATACAGTACGTCAACGACAAGGCCGGCGCGCACGGCGTCGGAATCGTCGACCACATCGAGGACCGCGTGGTCGGAATAAAGTCGCGTGAAGTGTACGAGGCGCCGGCAGCATTAACGATAATCGAGGCCCACCGCGACCTCGAAAAGATGGTGCTGACCAAGCACGAGCTTGCCTTCAAGCGCACGGTAGACGATCAGTGGAGCTGGCTTGCGTACGCCGGCCTGTGGCAGGATCCGTTGCGCGCGGACCTGGATAGGTTTATAGACGCGACCCAAACCCGCGTCAGCGGAAAAGTGCGCGTGAAACTCCAGAGGGGATCTATCCGCGTGGTCGGAAGGCAATCGCGCTACTCCCTGTACAAAAACGACCTGGCGACGTATGCGGCCGGGTCCACCTTTGACCAGTCTCTGGCAAAGGGCTTTGTCGAGCTGTGGGGGCTGCAGTCGATAATCGCAAACTCGGTTGCAGACACGGCCGGCAAGAAACAGCAGCAACAAAAGTAG
- a CDS encoding ACT domain-containing protein, translated as MSVNEKSITNAVKEVVNNDLSFQDSLQRDYCNISALARIVKPQIDQMLGKNTSVESIVTALKRSRRDYDVPERPIAAILAGSTVSVKTDVAKVSAAKSKKTIEKVAKSLTQNVDNFISVSESIMSITLVFDDVLLDGVKAMFAHDDVLEVEDDLAAIIVHSPEEIIKTPGCAIAFYNQLARRHINIEDTVSCYTDTIMLVRMDQVGKAFNALTDLISNSRKMPKKKHHR; from the coding sequence ATGTCGGTCAACGAGAAATCCATCACAAACGCGGTAAAAGAAGTAGTCAACAACGACCTTTCGTTCCAGGACTCGCTGCAGCGCGACTATTGCAACATCAGCGCGCTGGCAAGGATCGTCAAGCCGCAGATAGATCAGATGCTCGGCAAGAACACCAGCGTCGAAAGCATTGTCACGGCGCTAAAGCGCTCAAGGCGCGACTATGATGTCCCAGAGCGCCCGATTGCGGCCATCCTTGCGGGAAGCACGGTCAGCGTCAAGACCGACGTTGCCAAGGTGTCGGCAGCAAAGAGCAAAAAGACGATTGAAAAGGTTGCCAAGTCGCTCACGCAGAACGTTGACAACTTTATCAGCGTGTCAGAGAGCATCATGTCCATCACGCTCGTGTTTGACGACGTGCTCCTTGACGGCGTCAAGGCGATGTTTGCCCACGACGACGTGCTCGAGGTGGAGGACGACCTTGCGGCAATCATTGTGCACAGCCCGGAAGAGATAATCAAGACGCCGGGGTGCGCCATCGCGTTTTACAACCAGCTTGCGCGCAGGCACATAAACATCGAGGACACGGTGAGCTGCTACACGGACACCATCATGCTCGTCCGGATGGACCAAGTGGGAAAAGCGTTCAACGCGCTGACAGACCTGATATCAAACTCGCGCAAGATGCCAAAGAAAAAACACCACCGGTAA
- a CDS encoding helix-turn-helix domain-containing protein, whose product MYRRYTLDEVKRKIVDVLQNAGTGLSGVELADKTGINRMTITKYLDIMNTMGLVKKKRAGTVNVWFLETGISDIEFPVNYVQVQQRLIDFALAGEEEQARRLLISVLNSNIDQVKIITDVILPAANTVGELYSRGRLGKTERVHLAAMMGELIDLVKFNAHPAEPKMNAHVLCIAGTDDRAHLAKSAAVVFQILGWDSRYVGSVEQDIDPFFDIDLQRYVSKVWGNKHGLMMVCVFSSGEGPLRFIASTVKAIGGRLKGELRLAALAPEAEAAAGENADYAAKDLQGMVDWAERQYVLVVSRT is encoded by the coding sequence ATGTACCGGCGTTACACGCTCGACGAGGTCAAGCGCAAGATAGTCGACGTGCTGCAGAACGCCGGCACCGGGCTTTCAGGCGTCGAGCTTGCCGACAAGACGGGCATCAACCGCATGACCATCACGAAGTACCTCGACATCATGAACACGATGGGCCTCGTGAAAAAGAAGAGGGCAGGCACCGTCAACGTGTGGTTCCTGGAAACCGGCATCTCTGACATCGAGTTTCCCGTCAACTATGTGCAGGTGCAGCAGAGGCTCATCGACTTTGCGCTTGCCGGCGAGGAGGAGCAGGCCCGCAGGCTCTTGATAAGCGTGCTCAACTCCAACATCGACCAGGTAAAGATCATAACAGACGTCATCCTGCCTGCGGCAAACACGGTGGGCGAGCTGTACAGCAGGGGCAGGCTGGGCAAGACAGAGCGCGTGCACCTTGCCGCCATGATGGGTGAGCTCATCGATCTTGTTAAGTTCAACGCGCACCCTGCAGAGCCCAAGATGAACGCCCACGTGCTTTGCATTGCAGGCACCGACGACAGGGCGCACCTTGCCAAGAGCGCGGCCGTCGTGTTCCAGATACTGGGGTGGGACTCGCGCTATGTAGGAAGCGTCGAGCAGGACATCGACCCATTTTTCGACATTGACCTGCAGCGCTACGTGAGCAAGGTGTGGGGAAACAAGCACGGGCTGATGATGGTGTGCGTGTTTTCCTCCGGCGAGGGCCCGCTGCGCTTCATCGCGTCCACCGTCAAGGCCATAGGGGGCCGGCTCAAGGGCGAGCTGCGCCTTGCCGCTCTTGCCCCGGAGGCAGAGGCAGCCGCCGGCGAAAACGCCGACTATGCCGCAAAGGACCTGCAGGGGATGGTGGACTGGGCCGAGCGCCAGTACGTCCTCGTAGTGTCTAGAACGTAG
- a CDS encoding FUN14 domain-containing protein — MSVDLTSIAASVGVGGVAGFVIGYAIKKILKIVLVIVGLFLAALAYLASQGVISVNWDKINSASTSALVGIQNATMGATPEAANQVMMALANIGIPLTGSFAAAFALGFMKG; from the coding sequence GTGAGCGTGGATCTTACTTCTATCGCGGCGTCGGTAGGCGTAGGCGGCGTCGCGGGCTTTGTGATCGGCTACGCGATAAAAAAAATCCTGAAGATAGTGCTGGTGATAGTCGGGCTGTTCCTTGCCGCTCTTGCGTATCTGGCCAGCCAAGGAGTGATATCGGTAAACTGGGACAAGATCAATTCGGCGTCTACTTCTGCCCTTGTGGGGATACAGAACGCGACTATGGGCGCGACGCCGGAAGCCGCAAACCAAGTGATGATGGCGCTGGCTAATATCGGCATCCCCCTCACCGGCAGCTTTGCGGCCGCGTTTGCGCTTGGGTTCATGAAGGGTTAA